Proteins encoded together in one Tripterygium wilfordii isolate XIE 37 chromosome 14, ASM1340144v1, whole genome shotgun sequence window:
- the LOC120014600 gene encoding uncharacterized protein LOC120014600 isoform X1: MDERMRSGDPPGVKNRNSSGCLIVRKKGSNGLGGSPASGSRRVLGSKEEKKRARLDLSDSESSHELLVPPRRRVAPETIRVCNGLNVSEKGIVEESEIGRKRDREEHSRLNEVGRNGEDQSERKRDRLGVFEFDEYDGIDVESVRRKRFNDVGAEVGGRRFLESMPVGESGVQRECMTGSSRQSVEKRKKYYYERTSGLSQGDHVDRIKLEMDREEARRPISSLRDKYLGDSDEPIRVQGKNGVLKVMVNKNKRVGRSLSSYDQHESEANWRGSKKNDNVNRNVMTHPSYSSESRSREKPGSFVRKQENQLNLQKSLSTRKTEEHDSSSEDSDTSLRPSSKNVEARNSAKRFLSTKNGISPRDLEDDDMPPKLGSKNVESRNYKRRLLTKNVRDAHLESEASNMSLKVGSKKVESCNMKKSAMTKYSKGADTDSEDSDTSPKMVAKSMEARYSTKRLTSGGEKMPSGELLPSKVKAGKVRRGSGTEKQKLREQIKEMLLNAGWTIDYRPRRNRDYLDAVYINLSGTAYWSIIKAYDALQKQLNEDDEEAKPTGDGSFTPLSEEVLSQLTRKTRKKIEKEMKKQQKEGSESENAEDVWVKRSASARHEEESMDNGSQEEKLSSFIKHGSKSSKSRVSENGQSSSHHLRDSAEKLFPASGSYQLQGQKSRKLGRCTLLIRNSNKGLNSETDGFIPYGGKRTLLSWLIDTGSVQLSQKVQYKNRRRTKVMLEGWIARDGIHCGCCSKILTVSKFEIHAGSKLRQPFQNIYLDSGMSLLQCQIDAWVKQEKSDRIGFHDVDIDGDDPNDDTCGICGDGGDLICCDGCPSTFHQSCLDIQMLPPGDWHCPYCACKFCGKASDDIGHQENDSTVHALLSCALCEKKCHQSCTLDISLPVDSNSSFTYFCGQKCKELSEQIQNYLGVKLELEGGYSWSLIHRMDADSDTSSRGLPQRVECNSKLAVALAVMDECFLPIIDRRSGINLLHNVLYNCSSNFNRLNYGGFYTAILERGDEIISAASIRFHGTQLAEMPFIGTRHIYRRQGMCRRLFCAIEAALRSLKVEKMIIPAISELAHTWTGVFGFTPLENSLKQELRSMNVLVFPGIDMLQKLLQRENSEEDVSRAGLLNAKQMEIIGKHSTPCIVDNKSDLDASVGRDSLVCDDGHLQDAKVMNDRVTAADSDSQGPGVSLSNASEMSNSVDASHELQIPVSLEGTCIDSESGDKVAESVLDGKCHPISVMNSDRENKSISNSSIKFGAPFSKEASATAMDSDSQCQSVSLSDTPLVSSSMDAFNEGGIPVLLEGADSESEDKLAESASNKEGVISDSSPRPCAIERKGQKVLVPHNRENAQSCEGDNVEDGHALHANVATSQELTIPVSLDETLCADSKSGDKSSMCASSMEDKTVPDISPHALKMKNEPALNSFVEDNAQDCNEGNVATSQELRISVLVEGIVATDSQLGDKFIGGQIY; this comes from the exons ATGGACGAGCGAATGAGATCTGGCGATCCTCCTGGGGTTAAGAATAGGAACTCCTCCGGTTGTTTGATCGTGAGAAAGAAGGGTAGTAATGGACTTGGCGGGTCTCCTGCTTCGGGTTCCAGGAGGGTTTTAGGGtcgaaggaggagaagaagagggctAGGTTGGATTTGAGCGATTCTGAGTCTAGTCATGAGCTCTTAGTGCCTCCTCGTAGAAGGGTCGCCCCTGAAACAATTCGGGTCTGTAATGGTTTGAATGTTTCTGAGAAAGGCATTGTGGAGGAGAGTGAAATTGGTAGAAAGAGGGATAGGGAAGAGCATTCTAGGCTTAACGAGGTTGGTAGGAATGGTGAAGACCAGAGTGAAAGGAAGAGGGATAGGTTAGGtgtatttgaatttgatgaatATGATGGGATCGATGTGGAGAGTGTGAGGAGGAAGCGTTTCAATGATGTTGGAGCAGAAGTTGGGGGCAGAAGGTTTTTGGAGTCAATGCCTGTAGGTGAAAGTGGTGTTCAGAGGGAATGCATGACAGGTTCCAGCAGACAATCTGTTGAGAAGaggaaaaaatattattatgagAGGACAAGTGGGCTTAGTCAAGGAGATCATGTTGATAGGATTAAGTTGGAGATGGATAGGGAAGAAGCTCGGCGACCTATATCGTCATTACGAGATAAGTACTTGGGTGATTCAGATGAACCCATTAGGGTCCAGGGAAAGAATGGTGTTTTGAAGGTGATGGTAAACAAGAACAAGAGGGTTGGTAGGTCCCTGAGCAGTTATGATCAACATGAATCTGAGGCAAACTGGAGGGGTTCAAAGAAGAATGATAACGTGAACAGGAATGTTATGACGCATCCTTCATATTCTAGTGAATCAAGAAGTCGTGAGAAACCTGGTTCATTCGTTAGGAAACAGGAAAATCAGttaaatttacaaaaatcaTTGTCAACTAGAAAGACTGAGGAACATGACTCAAGTTCAGAGGACAGTGATACATCGTTGAGGCCCAGCTCAAAGAATGTGGAGGCTCGTAATTCTGCAAAGAGATTTTTATCAACAAAGAATGGGATCAGTCCTCGGGATTTAGAGGATGACGATATGCCACCAAAGCTGGGATCAAAGAACGTTGAATCTCGCAATTATAAGAGGAGACTATTAACTAAAAACGTTAGGGATGCCCATTTAGAATCAGAAGCCAGCAATATGTCCCTGAAGGTGGGATCGAAGAAAGTGGAATCTTGTAATATGAAGAAATCAGCTATGACTAAATACAGCAAGGGTGCTGACACAGATTCGGAGGACAGTGATACATCTCCGAAGATGGTAGCAAAAAGTATGGAAGCTCGTTATTCTACAAAGAGGCTGACTTCTGGAGGTGAAAAAATGCCATCCGGTGAGCTCCTTCCTTCAAAAGTTAAAGCAGGAAAGGTTAGGCGTGGTAGTGGGACAGAAAAGCAAAAACTGCGTGAACAGATAAAGGAGATGCTTCTGAATGCTGGATGGACGATAGATTATCGACCCAGAAGGAACAGAGACTACCTAGATGCAGTGTATATTAATCTCAGTGGAACTGCTTACTGGTCCATTATCAAGGCTTATGATGCACTTCAAAAGCAATtaaatgaagatgatgaagaggcCAAACCTACTGGTGATGGTTCTTTCACCCCATTGTCAGAAGAGGTGCTTAGCCAATTGACAAGGAAGACTCGAAAgaagattgagaaagaaatgaagaagCAGCAAAAAGAAGGCAGTGAGAGTGAGAATGCAGAGGATGTTTGGGTGAAAAGGTCTGCAAGTGCCAGGCACGAGGAGGAAAGCATGGACAATGGCAgccaagaagagaaactaagCTCCTTTATAAAGCACGGTAGTAAGTCTTCAAAGAGTAGAGTGAGTGAAAATGGTCAAAGCTCAAGCCATCATTTGCGTGATAGTGCTGAAAAACTATTCCCTGCGTCTGGTTCCTATCAGTTGCAAGGACAAAAAAGTAGAAAACTTGGCAGATGTACTTTGCTAATTAGAAATTCTAACAAGGGGCTTAATTCAGAAACTGATGGCTTTATTCCATATGGTGGAAAACGTACTCTACTTTCCTGGCTGATTGATACTGGAAGTGTGCAGTTGAGCCAAAAGGTACAGTATAAGAACCGCAGAAGGACAAAAGTGATGCTGGAGGGGTGGATTGCAAGAGATGGTATCCATTGTGGTTGTTGTAGTAAGATCCTCACAGTATCAAAGTTTGAGATACATGCTGGAAGCAAATTACGCCAGCCATTTCAGAACATATATTTGGACTCAGGAATGTCCTTACTTCAGTGTCAGATTGATGCATGGGTTAAGCAAGAGAAGTCTGATCGTATTGGGTTCCACGATGTAGACATTGATGGTGATGACCCAAATGATGATACTTGTGGCATCTGTGGAGATGGTGGGGATCTGATATGTTGTGATGGCTGCCCTTCCACTTTTCACCAGAGCTGCTTAGATATACAG ATGCTTCCCCCAGGTGATTGGCACTGTCCATATTGTGCATGCAAATTTTGTGGGAAAGCCAGTGATGATATTGGTCATCAAGAGAATGATTCAACTGTTCATGCACTTCTCAGCTGTGCTCTTTGCGAGAAGAAGT GTCACCAATCATGCACACTGGATATTTCTCTTCCAGTTGACTCCAATAGTTCGTTTACTTATTTTTGTGGGCAGAAATGCAAAGAG CTCTCTGAGCAGATACAGAATTATCTTGGTGTTAAACTTGAACTGGAAGGAGGATATTCATGGTCACTCATTCATAGAATGGATGCAGATTCAGACACATCATCCCGAGGACTTCCTCAAAGAGTGGAATGCAATTCCAAGCTAGCTGTTGCATTGGCAGTTATGGATGAATGTTTTTTGCCCATTATTGACAGGAGAAGTGGAATCAATTTACTgcacaatgttctttataaCTGCAG TTCAAATTTCAATCGGCTGAACTATGGTGGATTCTACACTGCTATTCTGGAGAGGGGTGATGAAATTATATCTGCCGCATCTATCAG GTTCCATGGCACTCAGTTGGCAGAGATGCCATTTATTGGAACTCGCCATATATATAGGCGTCAAGGGATGTGCCGTCGTTTATTTTGCGCCATTGAAGCG GCTCTCCGTTCTCTCAAAGTTGAGAAAATGATTATCCCTGCAATCTCGGAGCTTGCACATACATGGACAGGAGTTTTTGGTTTTACTCCTCTTGAGAATTCACTTAAGCAAGAATTGAGGTCCATGAATGTGCTGGTTTTCCCTGGTATAGACATGTTGCAGAAGCTCCTCCAGCGAGAGAATAGCGAAGAGGATGTCTCTCGTGCAGGTTTAT tAAATGCAAAGCAAATGGAGATCATAGGCAAGCATTCTACTCCGTGTATTGTTGATAATAAATCTGATTTGGATGCTTCTGTTGGACGTGATAGTCTTGTGTGTGATGATGGTCACTTGCAAGATGCCAAAGTGATGAATGATAGAGTGACTGCTGCAGATTCTGATTCCCAAGGCCCAGGTGTATCCTTAAGCAATGCTTCTGAGATGAGTAATTCCGTGGATGCTTCTCATGAACTTCAAATTCCAGTTTCACTTGAAGGGACATGTATTGATTCTGAATCAGGAGATAAGGTAGCAGAATCTGTTTTGGACGGAAAATGCCACCCAATTTCTGTTATGAATTCCGACAGGGAAAATAAATCCATATCGAATTCTTCTATTAAATTTGGTGCTCCCTTTTCTAAAGAGGCTAGCGCAACTGCTATGGACTCTGATTCTCAGTGTCAAAGTGTTTCGTTGAGTGATACTCCCTTGGTAAGTAGTTCAATGGATGCTTTTAATGAAGGTGGAATTCCAGTTTTACTAGAGGGTGCTGATTCTGAATCAGAAGACAAGTTGGCGGAATCTGCTTCCAACAAGGAAGGTGTCATCTCTGATTCGAGTCCCAGGCCGTGTGCAATAGAGAGAAAAGGTCAGAAAGTATTGGTTCCTCACAACAGAGAGAATGCTCAGTCTTGTGAAGGAGATAATGTGGAGGATGGCCATGCACTGCATGCTAATGTTGCCACATCCCAGGAACTAACAATTCCAGTTTCACTTGACGAAACTTTATGTGCTGATTCCAAATCAGGAGACAAATCATCTATGTGTGCATCCAGCATGGAAGATAAAACTGTCCCTGATATAAGTCCTCATGCTTTGAAGATGAAAAATGAGCCAGCATTGAATTCTTTTGTAGAAGATAATGCTCAGGATTGTAATGAAGGCAATGTTGCTACTTCTCAGGAACTTAGAATCTCTGTCTTGGTTGAGGGTATTGTGGCTACTGATTCTCAACTGGGGGACAAATTTATTGGGGGACAGATTTACTGA